The Clostridium septicum genome contains a region encoding:
- the ispD gene encoding 2-C-methyl-D-erythritol 4-phosphate cytidylyltransferase → MVSAIVLAGGKGKRMGAGISKQYIELNNKPILYYTLKKFIDCTHIDKVILVLPEDEIEYCKKEVLDKYSLKVDRLVKGGKERQDSVLNALLSIKDTDIVLIHDGARPFVSEDVIKNGISLARLYGAAAPGVMPKDTIKLKDKSGFSIETPKRENLVSIQTPQVFKFDIILECHKKIKSEEISVTDDTMVVEKYNNKVYLYEGDYTNIKITTPEDLILGERLIRL, encoded by the coding sequence ATGGTAAGTGCTATTGTTTTAGCAGGTGGAAAAGGTAAACGAATGGGAGCTGGAATTAGTAAACAATATATAGAGTTAAATAATAAGCCGATTTTATATTATACTTTAAAAAAGTTTATTGATTGTACACATATAGATAAGGTGATTTTAGTATTACCGGAAGATGAAATTGAATATTGTAAAAAAGAAGTTTTAGATAAGTATTCTTTAAAAGTGGATAGACTAGTAAAGGGTGGAAAGGAAAGACAAGATTCAGTTCTAAATGCTTTATTATCTATAAAGGATACAGACATTGTTCTTATTCATGATGGAGCTAGACCATTTGTTTCAGAGGATGTAATAAAAAATGGTATAAGTTTAGCAAGGCTATATGGAGCAGCAGCACCAGGTGTTATGCCTAAAGATACAATAAAATTAAAAGATAAGAGTGGATTTTCAATAGAAACTCCTAAAAGAGAAAATCTAGTATCTATTCAGACACCACAAGTATTTAAATTTGATATAATTCTTGAATGTCATAAGAAAATAAAATCTGAAGAAATATCAGTTACAGATGATACTATGGTAGTTGAAAAATACAACAATAAAGTATATCTTTATGAAGGTGATTATACTAATATAAAGATAACAACACCAGAAGATTTAATATTAGGAGAGAGACTTATTAGACTATAG
- a CDS encoding proline--tRNA ligase: protein MKMSNMLISTLREVPAEAEIDSHKLMLRSGMIRKMASGVYNYLPLGLKVLKNIEEIVREEMNNAGAQEFLASAVLPAELWQESGRWDVYGEEMFRLKDRNNRDFCLGPTHEEVFTDIARNEIKSYKQLPVNLYQIQTKYRDERRPRFGVMRSREFVMKDAYSFDKDQAGLDISFDKMHDAYVKIFNRCGLDAKCVEADSGAIGGSNSAEFMVKSEVGEDDVVFCTSCNYAANMEKAPSTPEKDEVQELKELFKIETPNVRTIEELVNFFNTTEKSFAKTLIFNADGKVVAVMVRGDREVNEVKVSNALGGVVNLNMATAEEVLGATNAAIGFAGPIGINVEELLVDEEVANMYNFIVGANETGYHFENVNYGRDFEGKVGDYRNITVGEKCPACGKEVTIARGTEVGHIFKLGTKYSEAMKATFIDENGKEKPFVMGCYGIGVTRTMASVIEQHHDENGIVWPLAIAPHHVTVIPVNIKDENQMEIANKLYEELKSIGVDVLLDDRNERAGVKFKDSELMGIPMRITVGKKITEGEVEFKLRTSEVEVIKIEEAVNKVKEEFKKNNLSIR from the coding sequence ATGAAAATGTCTAATATGCTTATATCAACTTTAAGAGAGGTTCCAGCAGAAGCTGAAATAGATAGTCATAAGTTGATGTTAAGATCTGGAATGATAAGAAAAATGGCTTCAGGAGTTTATAATTATCTTCCTTTAGGATTAAAGGTTTTAAAGAACATAGAAGAGATAGTAAGAGAAGAAATGAATAATGCAGGAGCACAAGAGTTTTTAGCATCGGCAGTATTACCAGCTGAATTATGGCAAGAATCTGGTAGATGGGATGTATATGGAGAAGAAATGTTTAGATTAAAAGATAGAAATAATAGAGATTTCTGTCTTGGACCAACACATGAAGAAGTGTTTACGGATATTGCTAGAAATGAAATAAAATCATATAAACAATTACCAGTAAATCTATATCAAATTCAAACAAAATATAGAGATGAAAGAAGACCAAGATTTGGGGTTATGAGATCAAGAGAGTTTGTTATGAAAGATGCCTATAGCTTTGATAAAGATCAAGCTGGTTTAGATATATCATTTGATAAGATGCATGATGCTTATGTTAAAATATTTAATAGATGTGGATTAGATGCTAAATGTGTAGAAGCTGATTCAGGTGCTATTGGGGGGTCAAATTCTGCTGAATTTATGGTTAAATCAGAAGTTGGTGAAGACGATGTAGTATTCTGTACGTCTTGTAATTATGCAGCGAATATGGAAAAAGCACCATCAACACCAGAAAAGGATGAAGTTCAAGAATTAAAAGAATTATTTAAAATAGAAACACCAAATGTTAGAACTATTGAAGAGTTAGTTAATTTCTTTAATACAACAGAAAAAAGCTTTGCTAAAACATTAATTTTTAATGCTGATGGTAAAGTTGTAGCAGTAATGGTTAGAGGAGATAGAGAGGTCAATGAAGTTAAGGTTTCTAATGCGTTAGGTGGAGTAGTTAATTTAAATATGGCTACAGCAGAAGAAGTTCTTGGAGCAACAAATGCAGCTATAGGATTTGCGGGTCCTATAGGAATAAACGTAGAAGAGCTTTTAGTTGATGAAGAAGTAGCTAATATGTATAACTTTATAGTTGGAGCTAATGAAACTGGATATCATTTTGAAAATGTGAATTACGGAAGAGACTTTGAAGGTAAAGTTGGAGATTACAGAAATATAACGGTTGGAGAAAAATGTCCTGCTTGTGGAAAGGAAGTTACTATAGCAAGAGGAACTGAAGTAGGTCATATCTTTAAGTTAGGAACAAAATACTCAGAAGCTATGAAAGCTACTTTCATAGATGAAAATGGGAAAGAAAAGCCATTTGTTATGGGATGTTATGGAATTGGAGTAACAAGGACTATGGCTTCAGTAATAGAACAACATCATGATGAAAATGGAATAGTATGGCCATTAGCTATAGCTCCACATCATGTTACAGTAATACCAGTAAATATAAAAGATGAAAATCAAATGGAAATAGCTAATAAGTTATACGAAGAGCTAAAATCTATAGGAGTAGATGTCTTATTAGATGATAGAAATGAAAGAGCAGGAGTTAAATTTAAAGATTCAGAATTAATGGGAATACCAATGAGAATAACTGTTGGTAAGAAAATAACTGAAGGTGAAGTTGAATTTAAATTAAGAACTTCGGAAGTAGAAGTTATAAAGATAGAAGAAGCTGTTAACAAAGTTAAAGAAGAGTTTAAGAAAAATAATTTATCTATAAGATAG
- the cysS gene encoding cysteine--tRNA ligase, with the protein MKIFNSLTRKKEEFVPITPGKIKMYVCGPTVYNYFHIGNGRTFIIFDTIRRYFEYRGYEVTFIQNFTDIDDKMIKKANEESTTVKEIGDKYICEYYKDADGLNIKRASVNPRATEYITDIIEFVKGLIEKGYAYEVDGDVYFRTKKFEGYGKLIGQNLEDLQAGARINIDERKEDPMDFAIWKSQKPGEPAWKSPWGMGRPGWHIECSCMAKKLLGDTIDIHAGGMDLAFPHHENEIAQSEALTGKPFANYWVHGAFLNVNNQKMSKSLNNFLTARDALKDYEADVVRFLMLSGHYRVQLNFSKELLDSAKASVERLYNAIANLENLITEVAKENMDDKEKEYLVSLGKYRQKYIEKMDDDFNTADAITAIFDLIKDINSNITIESSKELCEKALAMIRELGGPLGILQKSTKGSLEDEIEELIAKRQEARKNRDFALADKIRDDLKARDIILEDTPQGVRWKKIN; encoded by the coding sequence ATGAAAATTTTTAATTCTTTAACAAGAAAAAAAGAAGAATTTGTACCTATAACTCCAGGAAAAATTAAAATGTATGTTTGTGGGCCTACAGTATATAATTATTTTCATATAGGAAACGGCAGAACTTTTATTATTTTTGATACGATAAGAAGATATTTTGAGTACAGAGGTTATGAAGTAACATTTATACAAAACTTTACAGATATTGATGATAAGATGATAAAGAAGGCAAACGAAGAGTCAACTACAGTTAAAGAAATTGGAGACAAATATATATGTGAATATTATAAAGATGCGGATGGATTAAATATAAAAAGAGCATCTGTAAATCCAAGAGCTACTGAGTATATAACAGATATAATTGAATTTGTAAAAGGTTTAATCGAAAAGGGATATGCTTATGAAGTTGACGGAGACGTATATTTTAGAACGAAAAAATTTGAGGGATATGGTAAATTAATAGGACAAAACCTAGAAGATTTACAAGCAGGTGCTAGAATAAACATAGATGAAAGAAAAGAGGATCCTATGGATTTTGCTATTTGGAAATCTCAAAAGCCAGGAGAACCTGCTTGGAAAAGCCCTTGGGGAATGGGAAGACCAGGCTGGCATATAGAATGTTCATGTATGGCTAAAAAATTATTAGGTGATACTATAGATATACATGCAGGTGGTATGGATCTAGCATTTCCACACCATGAAAATGAAATTGCTCAAAGTGAAGCTTTAACAGGAAAACCTTTTGCAAACTATTGGGTACATGGAGCTTTTTTAAATGTTAACAATCAAAAAATGTCTAAATCATTAAATAATTTTTTAACAGCTAGAGATGCTTTGAAGGATTACGAGGCAGATGTAGTAAGATTTTTAATGTTATCAGGTCACTATAGAGTTCAATTGAACTTTAGCAAAGAGTTATTAGATTCGGCTAAAGCATCTGTAGAAAGATTATATAACGCTATAGCTAATTTAGAAAACCTTATAACTGAAGTAGCAAAAGAAAACATGGATGATAAAGAAAAAGAATACTTAGTATCACTAGGTAAATATAGACAAAAATATATTGAAAAGATGGATGATGATTTCAATACAGCAGATGCTATTACAGCTATATTTGATTTAATAAAAGATATTAATAGTAATATAACAATTGAATCATCAAAGGAGCTATGTGAAAAGGCTTTAGCTATGATAAGAGAGTTAGGAGGACCATTGGGAATCTTACAAAAATCAACTAAGGGTAGCTTAGAAGATGAAATTGAAGAGTTAATAGCTAAGAGACAGGAAGCGAGAAAAAATAGAGATTTTGCTTTAGCAGACAAGATAAGAGATGATCTTAAAGCTAGAGATATAATTTTAGAAGATACTCCACAAGGGGTTAGATGGAAAAAAATTAATTAG
- a CDS encoding Mini-ribonuclease 3 translates to MLDDLRIREFTKDEARQLNPLQLALIGDGVYEVYIRNYILAKNTGLSAHKMHVKAIGYVKAKSQSMIMHNIEDTLTEEELYIYKRGRNAKSATVPKNADVRDYRNATGFEALVGYLYLIGDKDKLTKILESSVTIELN, encoded by the coding sequence ATGTTAGATGATTTAAGAATTAGAGAATTTACAAAGGATGAGGCTAGGCAATTAAATCCATTACAATTAGCTTTAATTGGTGATGGTGTATATGAAGTATATATAAGAAACTATATACTTGCAAAAAACACTGGATTATCAGCACATAAAATGCATGTTAAAGCTATAGGATATGTTAAAGCTAAAAGTCAATCTATGATAATGCATAATATAGAAGATACGTTAACAGAAGAAGAATTATATATATATAAAAGAGGTAGAAATGCAAAATCAGCTACAGTACCTAAAAATGCAGATGTAAGAGATTATAGAAATGCTACTGGTTTTGAGGCTTTAGTTGGGTATCTATATTTAATAGGTGATAAGGATAAATTAACAAAAATTTTAGAAAGTAGCGTAACTATTGAATTAAACTAA
- the rlmB gene encoding 23S rRNA (guanosine(2251)-2'-O)-methyltransferase RlmB, with protein sequence MTKGNRMERKNARLEREIFSRNKNNTKRDFKEPRKGREYGETQNSQRYIDNKEGYDKKESPIREDLIIGRNAVMEGLKSDRTIECLYIAKGDVEGSIKAIINIAKEKKVVIKEVDRKKLDSMSEGLNHQGAIALVTPFKYCQVHDILAIAKEKNEDPFIIILDEIEDPHNLGSIIRTAELCGAHGIIIPKRRNVGITSTVYKCSVGAIEHMNIAKVTNINAVIDELKESGVWIYGADIAGVEYSYQVNFNGPCAIIIGSEGRGISKLTLKKCDKLVKIPMIGKINSLNASVAGGIMMYEVLKGRLSK encoded by the coding sequence ATGACTAAAGGAAATAGAATGGAAAGAAAAAATGCTAGATTAGAAAGAGAAATCTTTTCAAGAAATAAAAACAATACAAAGAGAGATTTTAAAGAACCAAGAAAAGGTAGAGAGTATGGTGAAACTCAAAATTCTCAAAGATACATAGATAATAAAGAAGGATATGATAAAAAGGAATCTCCGATTAGAGAAGATTTAATTATCGGTAGAAATGCTGTAATGGAAGGGTTAAAAAGTGATAGAACAATAGAATGTTTATATATTGCTAAGGGTGATGTAGAAGGATCAATTAAAGCTATAATAAATATAGCAAAAGAAAAAAAAGTAGTTATAAAAGAAGTTGATAGAAAAAAATTAGATAGTATGAGTGAAGGCTTAAATCACCAAGGTGCAATAGCTTTAGTTACCCCATTTAAATATTGCCAAGTTCATGACATATTGGCTATAGCAAAAGAAAAGAATGAAGATCCGTTTATAATAATTTTAGATGAAATAGAAGATCCACACAATTTAGGTTCAATAATAAGGACTGCGGAATTATGTGGTGCACATGGAATAATAATACCTAAAAGAAGAAATGTTGGTATAACTTCAACGGTATATAAGTGTTCGGTAGGTGCTATAGAACATATGAATATAGCTAAGGTGACAAATATAAATGCTGTAATAGATGAATTAAAAGAGTCAGGAGTTTGGATATATGGTGCTGATATAGCAGGAGTGGAATATAGTTATCAAGTTAACTTTAATGGACCTTGTGCTATAATTATTGGAAGTGAAGGAAGAGGTATATCTAAATTAACATTAAAAAAGTGCGACAAATTAGTTAAAATTCCGATGATAGGAAAAATTAACTCTTTAAATGCTTCAGTTGCAGGTGGTATAATGATGTATGAAGTATTAAAGGGTAGGTTATCAAAATAA
- a CDS encoding NYN domain-containing protein, translated as MKIIFVDGYNVVNSWPNLKSEKEHNFQGTRQNLIDILHNYGVYNDCKIVIVFDAHKVSGSIEKKEFINKNISVVFTKDGETADAYIEREVHSLGRKFEVYVVTSDWLEQQTIFQRGAIRISALEFYNDIIQTELRINNKAKKNITDNKNHLGDNVNSEVLIKLEAMRRSK; from the coding sequence GTGAAGATCATATTTGTTGATGGATACAATGTAGTTAATAGCTGGCCTAATTTAAAATCAGAAAAAGAACATAATTTTCAAGGGACAAGACAAAACTTAATAGATATATTGCATAATTATGGAGTTTATAACGATTGTAAAATTGTTATAGTATTTGATGCTCATAAAGTAAGTGGAAGTATAGAAAAGAAAGAATTTATTAATAAAAATATAAGTGTAGTTTTTACCAAAGATGGAGAAACAGCAGATGCTTATATAGAAAGGGAAGTTCACAGCTTAGGAAGAAAATTTGAAGTTTATGTAGTAACTTCAGATTGGTTAGAACAGCAAACTATATTTCAAAGAGGTGCTATAAGAATATCAGCTTTAGAATTTTATAATGACATAATACAGACAGAATTAAGAATAAACAATAAAGCAAAGAAAAATATTACCGATAATAAAAATCATTTAGGTGATAATGTAAATAGTGAAGTTTTGATTAAATTGGAAGCTATGAGAAGAAGTAAATAG
- the sigH gene encoding RNA polymerase sporulation sigma factor SigH, producing the protein MDNKGYVVETFTNFEDKLDEEIVVESQKGNVRAQEYLISKYENFVKSKSKSYFLIGADKEDIYQEGMIGLYKAIRDFKPDKLTSFKAFAELCVTRQIITAIKTATRQKHIPLNTYVSLNKPIYEEESDRTLLDIISGFRISDPEELIIGEEQMKRIEGEMQKVLSSLEMEVLQSYLDGKSYQEIACDLDRQSKSIDNALQRVKRKLEKCLYTQK; encoded by the coding sequence GTGGATAATAAGGGATATGTTGTAGAAACTTTTACAAACTTTGAAGACAAGTTAGATGAAGAAATTGTAGTTGAATCCCAGAAAGGAAATGTAAGAGCTCAAGAATATTTAATATCTAAATATGAAAATTTTGTAAAATCAAAATCAAAATCTTATTTTCTTATAGGGGCAGATAAAGAGGATATATATCAAGAAGGAATGATTGGTTTATATAAAGCTATTAGAGATTTCAAGCCAGATAAATTAACTAGCTTTAAAGCTTTTGCAGAATTATGTGTAACTAGACAGATTATAACTGCCATAAAAACGGCTACAAGACAAAAACATATTCCTTTAAATACATATGTATCATTAAATAAACCAATTTATGAGGAAGAATCTGATAGAACCTTATTAGATATAATTTCTGGATTTAGAATAAGTGATCCAGAAGAACTTATAATAGGTGAAGAACAAATGAAACGCATAGAAGGGGAAATGCAAAAAGTTTTATCAAGTTTAGAAATGGAAGTGCTACAGTCATATTTAGATGGGAAATCTTATCAAGAAATTGCATGCGATTTAGACAGGCAATCAAAGTCTATAGATAATGCATTACAAAGAGTAAAAAGAAAACTTGAAAAATGTTTGTATACACAGAAATAA
- the tuf gene encoding elongation factor Tu, producing the protein MAKQKFERSKPHVNIGTIGHVDHGKTTLTAAITTVLANRGLAESFKYDEIDKAPEEKERGITINTAHVEYQTDNRHYAHVDCPGHADYVKNMITGAAQMDGAILVCSAADGPMPQTREHILLASRVGVDYIVVFLNKADMVDDEELLELVEMEVRELLSEYNFPGDDIPVIKGSALVALENPTDEKSIAPILELMEAVDSYIPTPERATDKPFLMPVEDVFTITGRGTVATGRVERGVLHVGDEVEIVGLSEESRKVVVTGIEMFRKLLDEAQAGDNVGVLLRGVQRTDIERGQVLAKTGSVKPHSKFVGQVYVLKKEEGGRHTPFFDGYRPQFYFRTTDVTGSIKLPDGMEMVMPGDHIDMNVELITQVAMDEGLRFAIREGGRTVGSGVVTSIIE; encoded by the coding sequence ATGGCAAAGCAAAAATTCGAAAGAAGTAAACCACACGTAAACATTGGAACAATCGGTCACGTAGACCACGGTAAGACAACATTAACAGCTGCAATCACAACTGTTTTAGCAAACAGAGGATTAGCAGAATCATTCAAATATGATGAAATTGATAAGGCTCCAGAAGAAAAAGAAAGAGGAATCACAATCAATACAGCACACGTTGAATACCAAACAGACAACAGACACTATGCACACGTTGACTGTCCAGGACATGCTGACTACGTTAAGAACATGATCACTGGAGCAGCACAAATGGATGGAGCAATCCTAGTTTGTTCAGCAGCAGACGGTCCAATGCCACAAACAAGAGAACATATACTACTAGCATCAAGAGTTGGTGTTGACTATATCGTAGTATTCTTAAACAAGGCAGATATGGTAGATGACGAAGAATTATTAGAATTAGTAGAAATGGAAGTTAGAGAATTATTATCAGAATACAACTTCCCAGGAGATGATATTCCAGTAATCAAGGGATCAGCTTTAGTAGCATTAGAAAACCCAACAGATGAAAAATCAATCGCTCCAATCTTAGAATTAATGGAAGCAGTAGATAGCTACATTCCAACACCAGAAAGAGCAACAGATAAGCCATTCTTAATGCCAGTAGAAGATGTATTCACAATAACTGGTAGAGGAACAGTTGCAACAGGAAGAGTTGAAAGAGGAGTTCTTCATGTAGGAGACGAAGTAGAAATCGTTGGATTATCAGAAGAAAGCAGAAAAGTAGTAGTAACAGGAATAGAAATGTTCAGAAAGTTACTAGACGAAGCACAAGCTGGAGATAATGTTGGAGTACTTTTAAGAGGTGTTCAAAGAACAGATATCGAAAGAGGTCAAGTATTAGCAAAGACTGGATCAGTTAAGCCACACAGCAAGTTCGTAGGTCAAGTATACGTACTTAAGAAAGAAGAAGGTGGAAGACATACTCCATTCTTCGATGGATACAGACCACAATTCTACTTCAGAACAACAGACGTTACTGGATCAATCAAATTACCAGACGGAATGGAAATGGTTATGCCAGGAGACCACATTGATATGAACGTTGAATTAATCACTCAAGTAGCAATGGATGAAGGATTAAGATTCGCTATCAGAGAAGGTGGAAGAACTGTAGGTTCAGGAGTTGTTACTAGCATAATAGAATAA
- the rpmG gene encoding 50S ribosomal protein L33, with protein sequence MRVKITLACTECKQRNYNSMKNKKNNPDRLDMQKYCKFCKKHTLHRETK encoded by the coding sequence GTGAGAGTAAAGATAACTTTAGCATGCACAGAGTGTAAGCAAAGAAATTACAATTCAATGAAGAACAAAAAGAATAACCCAGACAGATTAGACATGCAAAAATACTGCAAGTTCTGTAAGAAGCATACACTTCATAGAGAAACTAAATAA
- the secE gene encoding preprotein translocase subunit SecE — protein sequence MAVKENVNLTKNPSEKGGISKFFREVKAEIKRITWPSKNDTKKALIAVGVVALIYIILVGGLDYIFQNLFELLFKLK from the coding sequence ATGGCTGTTAAGGAAAATGTAAATTTAACTAAAAATCCATCAGAAAAAGGTGGAATATCTAAATTTTTTAGAGAGGTTAAGGCAGAAATTAAAAGAATAACTTGGCCTTCTAAAAATGACACTAAGAAAGCGTTAATTGCAGTTGGCGTAGTAGCTCTAATATATATAATATTAGTAGGCGGGTTAGATTATATTTTTCAAAACCTCTTTGAATTACTGTTTAAATTAAAATAA
- the nusG gene encoding transcription termination/antitermination protein NusG: MSDRARWYVVHTYSGYENKVKANLEKTIENRNLQSLLQDIQVPMEEVIEEKDGKQKISLKKKFPGYVLVKMLMTDESWYVVRNTRGVTGFVGPASKPVPLTDEEVESMGVIEAPIEIDLEVGESIRVISGPLKEFVATIQEINLEKRKIKASIDMFGRETLAELDFTQVEKLV; the protein is encoded by the coding sequence ATGAGTGATAGAGCAAGATGGTATGTTGTACACACATACTCAGGCTATGAAAACAAAGTAAAAGCAAATCTTGAAAAGACCATCGAAAATAGAAATCTTCAAAGCTTGCTTCAAGATATACAAGTACCTATGGAGGAAGTAATAGAAGAGAAAGATGGTAAACAAAAGATTTCTCTTAAAAAGAAATTTCCTGGATATGTGTTAGTAAAGATGCTAATGACAGATGAATCATGGTACGTGGTTAGAAACACAAGAGGAGTAACAGGATTTGTTGGTCCGGCTTCAAAACCAGTGCCACTTACTGATGAAGAAGTTGAATCAATGGGAGTTATAGAAGCGCCTATCGAAATCGACTTAGAAGTAGGAGAAAGTATAAGAGTTATCTCAGGGCCATTAAAAGAATTTGTGGCAACTATTCAAGAGATAAATCTAGAAAAACGCAAAATAAAAGCGTCAATTGATATGTTCGGCAGAGAAACTCTAGCTGAATTAGATTTTACACAAGTTGAAAAATTAGTTTAA
- the rplK gene encoding 50S ribosomal protein L11 yields MAKKVTGMIKLQLAAGKATPAPPVGPALGQHGVNIMGFCKEFNAKTANQAGLIIPVVITVYQDRSFSFILKTPPAAVLIKKELGLESGSGVPNRTKVGKLSKDQVRKIAEMKMPDLNAATIETAMSMIEGTARSMGVTIEE; encoded by the coding sequence ATGGCTAAGAAAGTAACAGGAATGATCAAACTTCAACTTGCTGCAGGTAAGGCAACACCAGCACCACCAGTTGGTCCAGCATTAGGTCAACACGGTGTTAATATTATGGGTTTCTGTAAGGAGTTCAATGCAAAAACTGCTAACCAAGCTGGATTAATAATACCAGTAGTTATAACAGTTTACCAAGATAGATCTTTTAGTTTTATCTTAAAGACTCCTCCAGCAGCAGTTCTTATTAAAAAGGAATTAGGACTAGAAAGTGGTTCAGGAGTTCCAAACAGAACTAAGGTTGGTAAGTTATCAAAGGATCAAGTAAGAAAGATTGCTGAAATGAAGATGCCAGACTTAAATGCAGCTACAATAGAAACAGCTATGAGCATGATCGAAGGTACTGCAAGAAGTATGGGAGTAACTATTGAAGAGTAA
- the rplA gene encoding 50S ribosomal protein L1 — MGKNYIESAKLIDKNVLYTPSEALDLAVKTAKAKFDETIELHVRLGVDPRHADQQVRGAVVLPNGTGKTVRVLVFAKGEKAKEAQEAGADFVGAEDLVQKIQSENWFDYDVVVATPDMMGVVGRIGRVLGPKGLMPNPKSGTVTFDVAKAIAEIKAGKVEYRVDKTAIVHCPIGKKSFGVEKLQQNFQALMDALIKAKPAAAKGQYVKSVSVSSTMGPGAKVNPTKVLD, encoded by the coding sequence ATGGGAAAGAATTATATTGAAAGTGCAAAATTAATAGATAAGAACGTTCTATATACTCCATCAGAAGCTTTAGACCTAGCTGTTAAAACTGCAAAGGCTAAATTTGATGAAACTATAGAATTACACGTTAGATTAGGGGTTGACCCAAGACATGCTGATCAACAAGTTAGAGGAGCAGTAGTTCTTCCTAACGGAACTGGTAAAACAGTAAGAGTATTAGTATTTGCTAAAGGCGAAAAGGCTAAAGAAGCTCAAGAAGCTGGAGCAGATTTCGTTGGAGCTGAAGATTTAGTTCAAAAGATCCAAAGCGAAAACTGGTTCGACTATGATGTAGTTGTTGCTACACCAGATATGATGGGTGTAGTTGGTAGAATTGGTAGAGTTTTAGGACCTAAAGGATTAATGCCAAACCCAAAATCAGGTACAGTTACATTTGATGTTGCTAAGGCAATAGCTGAAATAAAAGCTGGTAAGGTAGAATACAGAGTAGATAAAACTGCTATCGTTCACTGCCCAATTGGTAAGAAGTCATTTGGAGTTGAAAAATTACAACAAAACTTCCAAGCTTTAATGGATGCTTTAATCAAGGCTAAGCCAGCAGCTGCTAAGGGACAATACGTTAAATCAGTATCAGTTTCAAGCACAATGGGACCTGGAGCAAAAGTTAACCCAACAAAAGTTTTAGATTAG
- the rplJ gene encoding 50S ribosomal protein L10, with translation MNKNRQIKEAKVAEIKEKLEKAQAVVLADYQGLTVEEDTALRKSLREAGVEYKVYKNSLVTLAAKELGINGVEEYLAGPVSIAFGYEDATAPARVLHTFAKDHKKLELKAGIVEGTIYNKAEVEQLATIPPKEVLIAKLLGSFKAPLSNLAYLLNAIKEKKESESAE, from the coding sequence ATGAACAAGAATAGACAAATAAAAGAAGCTAAAGTAGCTGAAATTAAAGAAAAACTTGAAAAAGCTCAAGCAGTAGTTTTAGCTGACTATCAAGGTTTAACAGTTGAAGAAGATACAGCTTTAAGAAAATCTTTAAGAGAAGCTGGTGTTGAATACAAAGTTTATAAGAATAGCTTAGTGACATTAGCTGCTAAGGAATTAGGAATAAACGGTGTAGAAGAATATTTAGCAGGACCAGTTTCAATAGCATTCGGATACGAAGATGCTACAGCTCCTGCAAGAGTGTTACACACATTTGCTAAGGATCATAAGAAATTAGAGCTAAAAGCTGGTATAGTAGAAGGAACTATCTACAATAAGGCAGAAGTTGAACAACTTGCTACAATACCACCAAAAGAAGTTCTTATTGCAAAACTTCTTGGAAGCTTCAAGGCTCCATTATCAAACCTTGCATACTTATTAAATGCAATTAAAGAAAAAAAAGAATCAGAATCAGCTGAATAA